The window CGGATGCGGCCGCGAGGAACAGCGTGGCCAACTCGCCGTGCACCGCGGTGCGGAGCGCGTGCGAGGCAGCGCTGGGGAACTGAGCCACCGGAAATGGGCTGCGCAGGCGCAAAACCCAGTCGCCCGCGCGCAAGCCGCCCGCCCCGCGCTGGAAGGCGTTGCGCCCTTGACGTTTGATCAGGCTGCGCGTCACGGCGCGGCGCGCATGGCGCTTGGGGATCACCAGGCCGAAACGCAGCGGTTCATCCACAAGTCCGTCGGACGCACCGGTCGCCGGTGTTGACAACTCCCCGGCGGCACCCTCTTTCGCGGTGGACAGGTGGTGCAGCACGAAGTGTTCGGTCCGGGCACAGGGCCGCTGGGCGAGCACCCGCTCGAAATCGGCAGCGCGCAACCCCGCGGGGGCGGTGGTGCGGCTCACGCGTCGCGAGCGGAAGCGGCTGGATCAGAGGCCCAGGCGCTTGCGGCCCTTGGCGCGGCGGGCATTCAGCACCCGGCGGCCGCCGCGCGTCTTCATGCGCACGAGGAAACCATGGGTGCGGGCGCGACGGGTCTTCGAAGGTTGGTAGGTGCGTTTCATGTGAGCCTCTGGCCCCTGGACGGGCAATGCGGGGGCATGGGGAACGTCGGCGTGCCGGGGAGCCGGTCTCGCTAAAGGCCCGGGTCCCGGCAATGCTGCAGTGAGCCTGCAGCGGCTCGAGCGCATTGCCCGACCCAG is drawn from Methylibium petroleiphilum PM1 and contains these coding sequences:
- a CDS encoding ribonuclease P protein component, whose amino-acid sequence is MSRTTAPAGLRAADFERVLAQRPCARTEHFVLHHLSTAKEGAAGELSTPATGASDGLVDEPLRFGLVIPKRHARRAVTRSLIKRQGRNAFQRGAGGLRAGDWVLRLRSPFPVAQFPSAASHALRTAVHGELATLFLAAASGARR
- the rpmH gene encoding 50S ribosomal protein L34 gives rise to the protein MKRTYQPSKTRRARTHGFLVRMKTRGGRRVLNARRAKGRKRLGL